The DNA sequence TGATGAGGCGAGAGTTCGACCGGAGGATGTCGGCGAACTTCAAGGCCCAGAACTCGTTGAACTCGGGGCGTTCCAGCAGCTCGTCGATCAGGGTTTCGTGGCGGGTCGGCGAGGGATCGTCGAGGAAGGCGCGGGCTTCCTCGGGGGTCGGCATGACGCCGATCGTGTCGAGGTAGACGCGGCGGACGAATTCCTCGTCGGTCGCGGCTTCCGAGGGAGCGATCCGCATCCGGTTGAGCTTGGCGAAGACGGCGGCGTCAACAAGGTTATCCTGAGGGACGTCCACTTCTGCAAAGCCGGGGACCTCGATCAGGTGGGTCAGGCGAACGGTGGCGACGAGGTCGAGATAGTGGGCGATGACCGCCACTTCGCCTCGCTTCTTGAAGGTGACAAAGCCAGAGGGGTCGACCTCGGCGATATCGGTGTTCGAGGAGTCGTAGTAGCAGATCGGGGTCACATCCCGGAGAGTCCCATCGGCATATCGGACACGAGCGACAATTTGCTGGGTCCGAGCGGGCTCGTTCAGGACGCGGTTACCAGGAACGATTTCGAGTGCGACGGCGGCAGGACTTTCCGGGTCGTCCTTCACGCCTTCGGCGATCCAGTCCCGGAGGAACTCGAAGCTCTTGGTTTCGCGGAAAAGACGGACGCCACCCTCGTGGGCCAGCTCACCAAGCGGCTTGCGGAGCAACATGCTGTTGTCTGCGTCGAACGGATCGACGCGGCGGCCGGCAATTTCCCGGCTGAGGGTCTGGTAATCCTCGTCAGGAAGATAGCCCCGAAGGCTCAGACGAAAGCCTCCCTTACCGGTCGGCGTACCGTGGCACGCGCCCATGTTACAGCTGGCCTGGCTGAGGGCGGGAATCACATCGTGCCGGAAGCTGACCGGGCTCGGCTCCTGCATCCGCTTGACGCGGACCGTGGTTTGGGCCTCAACACTTCCACCCGAGGCGACGATCCTGGCCTCACCGTCGCCGACCGGGGTCACGCGGCCCCGGGCGTCGATGATCGCGATCTCAGGGTCAAGACTGGTCCACTGAACCAGGCGAGTCAGGTCGCGGATCGAGCCATCGGGGTCGGTCGCCGTCGCGATCAGCTGAGCGGAGGCCCGTTTCCCCGAAAGCAACACATCGCCCGGCGCGATCGTTAGGCTCGCCGGCGTGCCGACCACATCGGCCGGCGATGCCTCTTCGGCCCAGGCAGCCTGAGTGCCAATCAGGGTCAGGGCGGCGACCATTGCAGGCGAAAGCCCCAGTAGAATCCGTCCCGGGTGGTATCGTCGCAGCATAGATGGCTCCCGAATCTGCTTTCGATCGTCGAGGCGGACCACCCGGCGGTTCGGCGGGGAATCGGGCCAAACGGATCGGCCGCGATTAGCTCGGGCGGCGAGACGCGCGTGGTCTCGGGAAGAACGCGAGTTCAACGTACCTCAATCACAACAGGGGATTCAAGCAAAGTTCCAACAATTTTTTGGAGCCGAGGGGAACGGGACGTCTGCGCCGGTCGTCGAAAGAGGGAATGATGGGCGGACTTGCAGTCTCGAACGAGATCCCTACAATTGGAACCTGGAGCATTACCGACACACGTCGCTCCGATTGGCCGGTTCTGGCTGCCGCACTTCTGGTGGCGCATCCTCTGGATCGTCTCGCGGTGTGATAGACTGGTCTCGCAAGCGTCGTTGTGACACGCCGTCACCGAACGGTCGGCTCTCGGCCATGCCCGGGTCTGAACCCTCTGAATCGCCATTACGCCAAGGTGAGCAGAGGCTTCGGATCACAGTCACAAGGAGATCGGGTGGGATCGAGGCAAGGAGGTGAGCAATGGGACCGATCGGAACGACCTCGGAGCGGAGAATCGGGCGGATGTTGGGCTATGGCCTTCCTGGGGCGCTCCTGGGTTTGGCGATCGCCTGGATGCTGGGGGGTTCTGCGGCTCGGGGGGTTCACGCAGAGACGGGATCGGCGTCAACAGCCAATGGGTTGATCAGCCTGACCCTCTCCGCACCCGGCGATCCAGGAACCACCCGACTGCTTTTGATTGATCCGCGAAGTCAGGCGATGGCCGTGTACAAGATTGATGGCTTCAAAGGGGGTTCGATCAAGCTGGAGGCCGCTCGACAGTTCGGGTCCGATTTGAAGCTTTCGGAGTATAACAACCTTCCCCCGGAGGTTGCGGCGGTCGAGGCCATGGTCGCCGGCCCTCGTCCTCGGGGAAATTCCGGGCAATAATTCCAGGGGCTCGCGGCCGGAACCGCCGACGCGACGCTCCTCCCCTCGGATCTCGGCACCGCCGACCACTACCGAATCGATTCGAAACGGCCGACCGGCCGAATGCGAAGCGAGGAGCACGTCCCAATGGCTCAGTTTTACACCCTGGAAGAGGCCGCAAATGTCCTCGGCATGAATGCTGAGGAGTTGAAGCAGAAGGCCCAGCATCGCGAAGTGCGGGCCTTCCTCGATAGCGGCTCTTGGCGTTTTCGTGTCTCGGACATCGACGAACTGGCGAGACGACGAGGAATGGGCAGCGACCCGGAACTCTCGCTCTCCGATCTCGATCTCCCCACCGACACGGCCGATCAAACCAACGAGTCCGATGTGACCGATGATTCGGTCTTCCAGCTCGGCGTGGCCCGGTCCGATCTTGGGCCGGCCTCGATGGAATCACTGCCGTTTCAGGAATCTGGATCGGACGCGGATATTCTGCTTGATGATACCTCGCTGCCTCTGGGAGGTGGTTCCAGCTCCCATATCCTGGGCATGGAATCCTCCGGCAAGCAACCGAGTGATTCCGACGTGCGCCTGGTTCCGGAAGGGCCAAAGGGGGCAAGCGACTCGGATGTCCAGCTGTCGGGCGAGATCAATGTCGTCCCTCCGCTGACTCCCGGGGATTCCGACGTGACCCTCGTTCACGAGAACACTCAGGAAGCGTTCGAGCCCTTCGGTGCAGCGGACTTCTCCGATGAGGATGATTCCGGCGGATTTGGCGCCGCGGCCGAGGGAGGCTCCAGCGATGAGACGACCCTTCGCCCCAGCCCAATCGGTTCATCCGGAGAGATTCGAGCTGAGGAAGGTCGCCTGGCTGACGAAGAGGATAGCGATTTCGAGCTGACGCCCTCGAGCGTGATCGATGCCCTTCAGCCGGAATCTGGCAGCGATTTCGAGCTGACCGCCCTCGATGCCAGTGACGAATTCGAGTCGGCCGCTCCTCGGCCAAGTGATTCGGACGTGACTGGAGCCGAGCCGTCTTCCTCCGGCGTCAATCTTGGCCGACCGAGTGATTCGGGCATCAACCTGCAACAGATGGGCGGCCTTTCCGGAGATGCCGAATCGATCGAGCTGGCACCTCTCGAGGAAGACAAGTCTCAGAATCGGCCCGCTGCGTCGAAGCCTGCTCCTCGTCCGGTGGCTGATCCCGGCGCGACCGCCATGCCCGGCCTCGGTGCCGCGGGTGATCCCTCGGCAACCGCGTTGCCGATCCGCGATCAGGGGCAGAAGGACATCTTCGAGGATACCGACTTCGAGGTCGATGCCCTCGACAGCGGCGAAGATGCGACCATTCAGATCGACGCCAACAGCGACTTCGATCTCGATGAAAGCGATTCGGCGTCCGAGGTCTTCGCGCTCGACGAGGAGGATGTCGACCAGAGTGCCGCCACCGCCCTCGGTCCCGCGCTCGGTGCGGAAGATGCCCTGAGCGGCTCGATGGATGCTGAAATCTCCGACTCCGAGGAGATGGAAGGCGTCGGCTGGGACGAGGAGCTTGAGCCTTCGGGAGCGACTGCGGCCGCTGCTGCGGCTCCTGCCACCGGTCGGAAGGCGGGAGGAAGCGCCCTTCTGACTGATGCCGGCGGGCCGCCCTGGGGAGGGATCTGGGTGGGCGTTCTTGGCGTGACGACCGTTTTGATGATGCTCCTGGCCTTCATCACGATGGACGTCGTCCGCAACCTCAACAGCTATCAGAGCGATACGCCAGTCGCTTCTGGCCTGGTCAACGTGATCGTTGGTGAGAACTGATCGCCGCGAGACCATTCGCTGCCGGAGCGTTTTCCAAGCCCTTCGGTCCGACTTCGGACCGGAGGGCTCTTTGCTGAAACTCAGACCTTTGCTTGACGCAACCTCCGGAAGCGCTTCATAATCGATCGCTCGGAGAGCGGTTCGATGTGCTCCCCCGTTCGACTCGATCCGATCCAAGGAGTTTCACCTGATGCGCACAATCTTCTCCGCACTCTGCGGCGTTTTCCTTTGTTCCGCGGTCGTCGCGTCCGAGGCGGTTCAGGTGCGCGGCGATTATCTCGAAGCCCGGACTGCCGATGTGTTTACCGGCCCCTGCTTCTCGAATGCCGAGGTCTTCATCGTCGGCGATCGCGCCGTCATGGCCTGGAAGGTCACGGAAGGCTCGTGGGAAGGGGTCGATCTCTCCGGTCTGAGCGTCGCCGCCGCCGTCCGAGGAACCACGACCTTTTCCGAAGACCGTCCTGAGCAAGCCCTCACCGTCATGATCGTCGATGAACGAGCCGACGACCGACAGCGCGTCGCCCTGGTCAAGATGGCTCAGCGCCTGGGAGGGACTCGGCTGGGTCACGTTGTTGACGTGAAGGCTTCGGCAATCAATCTGGAGATTGATGAGCATTGCCACACCGAGGCCGCGGGACCTGCCCACAAACATCACCTGATGCCGATGGCTCCCCCGGCGCGGTTCTCGGCCGAGGGCCTGGCCGAAATTTCGACCCGCCCGCTCGATGCAAACGATTGCATTTGTGGGAATGAGGTGATTGCCTATCAACCCCTTTCCGAAGGGGTCGAAGTGCAGCCGGCATATACCGTCGATCACTCGTTCCGAGGCACCGGCCTTGGCAGCATCTGGGCGGCTCCCAACGCTCGGAGCAGCTTCGTCGGTCAGTTCGCGTACTGATTGCTCCCTGAGCGAGGTCGAATCCTCACGCTCACCCTTCGAATTACGATTCCGTAGGGCATGGCTGGCTCATCCGCTTGCCTGCCCTCGGATCATTGAACCTCCCACAATCTGGGTCGGCTCGCTTCCAGGTCGTTATTCCGACCTCGAACCGCTTGAGATCAAGGTTCTGATCTTCCGGAACCTCCCTCCAACCAACCCGATGGTCCTCACCCGCCCCCCATTCCGGACTTGACGGATTCTGAATCGAAGGGATCAAATGCCCATGCGTACGATGTCGATCATCGTCGCCTCGGCGATTGTTGCGGCCCTGCTTGGGTCGTCCGCCTCGGCGCAGGACTCCTATTCCACCGAGGTCCTTTCCGAGGCACCTCCTGAAGACCTGGCTGCTCCACTTCGCGAGACACTCGCCGAAGAGGGCATTCGGGTGCTCGATGCGAAGGGAGAACCGTACCTCGACCTTTGGCTCCGCAAATCGTTGCCGACCCAGGGTGAGATTACCGGGCCGACCGGTTCGGTTATTTTCCCGTATCTGCAAGTCGGTGAACTGATCGGTGCTGTTCGGTTTGCCGAGGATACGGGCGATTATAAAGACCAGATCATCCTGCCCGGTGTCTATACCATGCGATACGGCATGCAGCCGGTCGATGGGAACCACCTGGGTGTCAGCAAGTTTCGTGATTATGTCTTGCTCTCGCTGCCGGATGAGGACATCGAGCTTGAGCCGATTCCTCAGGACGATCTCAATGCGGTCAGCACCGGACCCTCTGCGACCAATCATCCTTCGGTCTTCCTTCTGTTGCCGGCTGAAGAGGACGCAAAGGCTTCCTCAATCGTCAGGGAAGAAGGTGAGAAGCGCACTTCGGTGGTGTTGACGATTGCTCTGGAAACCGATCAAGCCGAGGCCAAGGCGTTGACCACGCAACTGGTCTTCGAAGGTGCCGGTCCGCACTGATCGGTTTGTGGACGTTGCGGTCTTGGTTGGCCCAAACCAAACTCCCCTCGGTCTAGCTGTTTCGTCAGAGCTTAAGGTCAAGAGGTCGTTTTCAGACCGATTCCGAAGGCCGATCTCTGGGAAGGTCTTCGGGTTCGATTCGAAAATCGTGCTGGAGAACCGTATGATGGATCGTCTGCGGCTCCAGCACGATCTTTATCACTCGCGTTCTGAATCATTTCTGACAGGCAGACACGATGTCGGCAGCGCGATCGGGCCGTGACTTATTCCTTCGGTCCCCTCGGTGTTGAGAGTCCCGAAGGATGCCCTTCCTTGTCTTGATCGCCCTCTTTGTTGCGTTCTGGTCTCCGGTCGTCCAGGACCCTGCGGCAGGGCGAGCCGAGTCTGTGCCGAGCCTCGCAATCAGCCTGGCAGTGATGGTCGCCGCTGTGCTGATGCTGGCACTTGTCTCGGCGATGATCGGGAGGCGATTGGTCCGCAGGGGAACCTTTGTGGGCCAGACCTTCCGGATGCGTCATCAACTGGTGCGATCGGCACAGGTGATGGAATTCCTGGCATTGCTGATCTTTGCCGGGTTGATTTATGTCCTGCAATGGCCCAGGGTCGTGTCCGATGGTTTGGGACTCCGAGGCTGGATTGTGCTTGAGGAAGCCATCGTCTTGCTTCCGTTTCCGATCATGATCCTCTCGGTGTGGTGGGGCCTTTTTCCCGCGGAACGATCCTTGACGGCGTCTCGCGCGAGAATTGCACAACCGATCCGGCTTGGTGGCCACCTCATCGTCAAGTCTCGACAGGCCTTTGGCCTGGTCTTGCCCGTGGCCGTGCTCTTTGCCCTGGTTCTGGAAGTCGATCGTTGGCTCGAATCGGCGATTCAGGTCGGAGCGTGGGTTCACCTGGGGCTCTATGCGGTCCTGGGAGGATTGATTCTGATCCTTTCGCCGGCCTTTGTCCGGCTCAGCTGGCCGTCTCGACCGCTTCCGCCCGGTCCCATTCGCGATCGGCTGGAACAGCTTGCGCGACGGTTTGACTTTCGCTATACCGAGATCCTCGTCTGGGATACCGGGGGAACGCTGGTCAATGCCGGGGTCACAGGAGCGTTACCCTGGTTTCGTTACGTGTTGCTGACGGATGCGATGCTTGAACATCTCGCTCCTCGACAGATTGAAGCGGTGTTTGGTCATGAGGTTGGGCATATCGCTCACCGCCACCTGACCTACTTCGGTCTGTTCTTTCTCGGCACAATGGGAGTGATGGCGCTACTCAGTGCCGGGATTGACCAGGTCCTGACCGTCGACTCGCCCTACTGGATCTGGGGTCGAAGCCGGTGGGTTGAGTTGCTCTTTCAGGCCTCCGTCGCCCTGGGCATTGCCCTGGTGTACTTCTTCGTGGTCTTTGGTTTCCTCTCACGATGGTTTGAACGTCAGGCGGATGTCTTTGGGTGTCGGGTTGTCTCGTGCGGTCTCGCCGACTGCCCTCCTCATCGCGACATCAACGCCGACACGTCGTTGAATTCGGGGAACGTCCCCGAGTCACTTTGCCCGGTCGGAATCGGGATATTCATCGAAGCCCTCAGCCTGGTGGCGACACTCAACGGTCTGGAACCGAAGGCGGCCTCGTGGAGGCACGGGAGCATCGCTCGCAGGATCGATTTTTTGAGGAAATTGGAAGGGCGGCCCGAAGTCGAGCGCCGGTTCCAGACCCGTCTGCATCGGCTTCGCCTGGGCCTGGGGCTGGTTCTGGCGATGGCGGTGCTTGTTGCCGTCTCGACCGGGGCGATCGATTCCTTCCGATAATCCGACGATCGTCGGCCGATTCGATGACGAACTTGAGAAAAATCGACACGCTCCGCCTTCTCAGTCGGAGCGGTTTGTGGTAGGGTTCCGCGCCCCTGGCCAATGGAATTGCCAGAGCAACGGCGGTCTTCGGGTCGCCGAGCATCCAAAAAGGTTCGACACGGAGGTCGCCCCATGCCCCGCTGGCCGATTCGGCTCAAGCTGATCGTCGGCCTGAGTCTGGTTGTTGCCATGATGATGACACTGCTGGCCGGTGCTGTCATCGGTCTTCGTGCCTTTCATCGCAGCAATCTCACGCTCACCGATCAGCTCCGAGAGCTGGGGGCTTCGAAGGACCTGCTTCAGGCGGTGATGCAACTTGATCTTGACGATCGAGAACTGGAGCATTTTCTCACTGAAAATGGCTCGCTCCCGAGCTATTCCGAAGTGGGAGCTCAGGACCTTCCCACACCGGGGTCGTTGAGATGGTCGGGTCTCTTGCTCGTTGGGCTGGCTCATGGTGAGGCTCAAAGAGCTGCAACGCCCCCGATTGACGATCGGGTTGAGCGAACGTCAGGCCCTTACGTGACCATCCTCGACAGTGATGCGAGGCGTCGGGAGTTGCTCGATCGCTTGCTCAACCGCCTTCAAACCGCTCGGCAGGCCCTACTTCGATACTATTCCGAGCTGGAACGCAACAGCCTCCGAGGCAATCGTTCTGATGGTCGAGACGAATTCACCCTCGCCTTTTTGATTGATGACGATCTGACAGGGGTTCTCCGTCAACTTCAGCCTGACCTGACCATCGATCACCTGATCGACCGCACTTCGGTCTACTTAACGCGCCATCCCGAAGCCGACATGCTCAATGCCGGTCCCTGGGAACCCTTTGCATTGACGAGGGCCCGACTCGATCGCCTGACCTCCTCGGCCATCGCGCTTCCCGACAAGCTTCACAGCGACTTTTTCCTGGTGCTCGAAGCCTCGAAGCGTCATTACCAGTCGAGCCGCGTGATGATCTGGACTGTGGCACTCGCGGTGCTGGCGATGCTTTGTGGTCTGACGAAGCTCGTCCATCGCTGGCTCTTCACGCCGATCCGGCTGCTCCACCGCGGCGTTCGTCATGTGGCTCGGGGGTCGTTCGACTATCAGATCGAGCTTCAGACCGGCGACGAGATGCAAGCCCTGGCCGAAGCTTTCAATGATATGACCACCCGGCTTGGTGCAAGCTACGCCGAACTCGAACAGCAGGTTTCCGAAAGGAGCCGACAACTGGTCCGCTCCGAGCGACTCGCCGGGGTCGGATTTCTCGCCGCTGGGGTCGCGCACGAGATCAACAACCCCCTTGCCTCAATTGCCTTCTGTGCCGAGGCGCTGGAAGGACGCCTCGAACCTGTCCTCCGAACGACCGATCCCGAGGGGA is a window from the Tautonia rosea genome containing:
- a CDS encoding DUF1549 domain-containing protein; the protein is MLRRYHPGRILLGLSPAMVAALTLIGTQAAWAEEASPADVVGTPASLTIAPGDVLLSGKRASAQLIATATDPDGSIRDLTRLVQWTSLDPEIAIIDARGRVTPVGDGEARIVASGGSVEAQTTVRVKRMQEPSPVSFRHDVIPALSQASCNMGACHGTPTGKGGFRLSLRGYLPDEDYQTLSREIAGRRVDPFDADNSMLLRKPLGELAHEGGVRLFRETKSFEFLRDWIAEGVKDDPESPAAVALEIVPGNRVLNEPARTQQIVARVRYADGTLRDVTPICYYDSSNTDIAEVDPSGFVTFKKRGEVAVIAHYLDLVATVRLTHLIEVPGFAEVDVPQDNLVDAAVFAKLNRMRIAPSEAATDEEFVRRVYLDTIGVMPTPEEARAFLDDPSPTRHETLIDELLERPEFNEFWALKFADILRSNSRLIKSKGAYAFHRWIRSQLEQNAPIDQFVRDLLTADGSTFDNPPANYYRISRTPDEAVETTAQLFLGVRIACAKCHNHPFERWTQDDYYGFAAFFARVKQKPGMKPDEEIIFAADGGDVRQPRTNQVMPPKALGGPVYEEAQTSSDRQQRLAEWLTSEDNDFFARSMTNRIWYHLMGKGIVDPVDDFRDSNPASNDELLDGLAAEFAASGFDLRHLARTILNSRTYRLSARSNELNADDEVYFSHAVTKLLSAEVLLDAISTVANVPTSFNGLPANARAISIPDGQMDHPFLKTFGRPARELACECERESDSNLSQALQLIGGSTVHDKLRADGGRMHLLSQSDKSAKEIIDELYAVALSRSPTETEQAAAIAHIEGAEDRRQAIEDLGWVLINSKEFLFRH
- a CDS encoding helix-turn-helix domain-containing protein, with translation MAQFYTLEEAANVLGMNAEELKQKAQHREVRAFLDSGSWRFRVSDIDELARRRGMGSDPELSLSDLDLPTDTADQTNESDVTDDSVFQLGVARSDLGPASMESLPFQESGSDADILLDDTSLPLGGGSSSHILGMESSGKQPSDSDVRLVPEGPKGASDSDVQLSGEINVVPPLTPGDSDVTLVHENTQEAFEPFGAADFSDEDDSGGFGAAAEGGSSDETTLRPSPIGSSGEIRAEEGRLADEEDSDFELTPSSVIDALQPESGSDFELTALDASDEFESAAPRPSDSDVTGAEPSSSGVNLGRPSDSGINLQQMGGLSGDAESIELAPLEEDKSQNRPAASKPAPRPVADPGATAMPGLGAAGDPSATALPIRDQGQKDIFEDTDFEVDALDSGEDATIQIDANSDFDLDESDSASEVFALDEEDVDQSAATALGPALGAEDALSGSMDAEISDSEEMEGVGWDEELEPSGATAAAAAAPATGRKAGGSALLTDAGGPPWGGIWVGVLGVTTVLMMLLAFITMDVVRNLNSYQSDTPVASGLVNVIVGEN
- a CDS encoding DUF1326 domain-containing protein; the protein is MRTIFSALCGVFLCSAVVASEAVQVRGDYLEARTADVFTGPCFSNAEVFIVGDRAVMAWKVTEGSWEGVDLSGLSVAAAVRGTTTFSEDRPEQALTVMIVDERADDRQRVALVKMAQRLGGTRLGHVVDVKASAINLEIDEHCHTEAAGPAHKHHLMPMAPPARFSAEGLAEISTRPLDANDCICGNEVIAYQPLSEGVEVQPAYTVDHSFRGTGLGSIWAAPNARSSFVGQFAY
- a CDS encoding M48 family metallopeptidase, with product MPFLVLIALFVAFWSPVVQDPAAGRAESVPSLAISLAVMVAAVLMLALVSAMIGRRLVRRGTFVGQTFRMRHQLVRSAQVMEFLALLIFAGLIYVLQWPRVVSDGLGLRGWIVLEEAIVLLPFPIMILSVWWGLFPAERSLTASRARIAQPIRLGGHLIVKSRQAFGLVLPVAVLFALVLEVDRWLESAIQVGAWVHLGLYAVLGGLILILSPAFVRLSWPSRPLPPGPIRDRLEQLARRFDFRYTEILVWDTGGTLVNAGVTGALPWFRYVLLTDAMLEHLAPRQIEAVFGHEVGHIAHRHLTYFGLFFLGTMGVMALLSAGIDQVLTVDSPYWIWGRSRWVELLFQASVALGIALVYFFVVFGFLSRWFERQADVFGCRVVSCGLADCPPHRDINADTSLNSGNVPESLCPVGIGIFIEALSLVATLNGLEPKAASWRHGSIARRIDFLRKLEGRPEVERRFQTRLHRLRLGLGLVLAMAVLVAVSTGAIDSFR
- a CDS encoding HAMP domain-containing sensor histidine kinase; translation: MPRWPIRLKLIVGLSLVVAMMMTLLAGAVIGLRAFHRSNLTLTDQLRELGASKDLLQAVMQLDLDDRELEHFLTENGSLPSYSEVGAQDLPTPGSLRWSGLLLVGLAHGEAQRAATPPIDDRVERTSGPYVTILDSDARRRELLDRLLNRLQTARQALLRYYSELERNSLRGNRSDGRDEFTLAFLIDDDLTGVLRQLQPDLTIDHLIDRTSVYLTRHPEADMLNAGPWEPFALTRARLDRLTSSAIALPDKLHSDFFLVLEASKRHYQSSRVMIWTVALAVLAMLCGLTKLVHRWLFTPIRLLHRGVRHVARGSFDYQIELQTGDEMQALAEAFNDMTTRLGASYAELEQQVSERSRQLVRSERLAGVGFLAAGVAHEINNPLASIAFCAEALEGRLEPVLRTTDPEGTGDSRVVRDYLRMIQEEAFRCKRITEKLLDFSRCGEIQSQRTNLVELIEGVVDMMRHMGKYRNKTILFQPREAVIACVDPQEIKQVILNLVVNALDSMDAGGTLRIDARVSGGRAELTFRDEGCGMSPEVLENIFEPFFTRRKAGKGTGLGLSISHRIINQHHGEITATSPGEGCGSTFFVRLPTQIQNSRRDRGVTEPSRGRHPLCKSSMATGDDDSQLSPDLPIQG